Proteins encoded by one window of Arachis ipaensis cultivar K30076 chromosome B04, Araip1.1, whole genome shotgun sequence:
- the LOC107639382 gene encoding uncharacterized protein LOC107639382 yields the protein LRIPLFTLCLQDAVEYAECEAIVKDFPPFREAMKRRGIEDMDLVMVDAWCVGYHSEFDAPSRRLAKPLIFCRTESDCPMENGYARPVEGIYILVDMQNMVVLEFEDCKLVPLPPADPLRNYTSGETRGGVDRSDVKPLQILQPEGPSFRVNGYFIQWQKWNFRIGFTPREGLVIYSVAYIDGSRGRRPVAHRLSFVEMVVPYGDPNDPHYRKNAFDAGEDGLGKNAHSLKKGCDCLGYIKYFDAHFTNFNGGVETIENCVCLHEEDHGILWKHQDWRTGLAEVRRSRRLTVSFICTVANYEYGFFWHFYQDGKIEAEVKLTGILSLGALQPGETRKYGTTIAPGLYAPVHQHFFVARMDMAVDCKPGEAFNQVVEVDVKVEEPGKDNVHNNAFYAEERVLKSELEAMRDCNPLSARHWVVRNTRTVNRTGQLTGYKLVPGSNCLPLARPEAKFLRRAAFLKHNLWVTPYAHNEMHPGGEFPNQNPRVEEGLVTWVQQNRSLEEADIVLWYVFGVTHIPRLEDWPVMPVERVGFMLMVYAFLHYLIFLAIVSCWHLI from the exons CTTAGGATTCCGTTATTCACTTTATGCCTACAGGACGCTGTGGAGTATGCTGAATGTGAAGCTATTGTGAAGGACTTCCCTCCATTTCGagaagcaatgaagagaagaggGATTGAAGACATGGATCTTGTCATGGTGGATGCCTG GTGTGTTGGATATCATAGTGAATTTGATGCTCCTAGCCGCAGGCTTGCCAAACCATTAATCTTTTGTAGAACCGAGAGTGACTGCCCCATGGAAAATGGCTATGCCCGCCCAGTTGAAGGAATTTACATTCTTGTTGACATGCAAAATATGGTAGTTCTTGAGTTCGAAGACTGCAAACTAGTGCCCCTTCCACCTGCTGACCCCTTAAGAAATTATACTTCTGGTGAAACCCGGGGTGGAGTTGATAGAAGTGATGTTAAGCCATTACAGATTCTTCAGCCTGAAGGTCCAAGTTTTCGTGTCAATGGCTACTTTATTCAATGGCAGAAG TGGAACTTTCGGATTGGTTTCACTCCTAGGGAGGGTTTGGTCATTTATTCAGTAGCCTATATTGATGGAAGTCGAGGGCGAAGGCCAGTAGCACACCGGTTGAGTTTTGTTGAGATGGTGGTTCCTTATGGAGATCCAAATGATCCTCACTATAGGAAGAATGCTTTTGATGCAGGAGAAGATGGCCTGGGTAAAAATGCCCATTCTCTCAAGAAG GGTTGTGATTGTTTGGGATATATCAAGTACTTTGATGCACACTTCACAAACTTTAATGGAGGTGTTGAAACAATAGAGAATTGTGTTTGCTTGCATGAAGAGGATCATGGTATTTTGTGGAAGCATCAAGACTGGAGAACAGGTTTGGCTGAAGTACGAAGATCTAGAAGGCTGACAGTGTCTTTTATATGCACTGTGGCTAACTATGAGTATGGCTTTTTCTGGCACTTTTATCAG GATGGAAAGATAGAAGCTGAGGTCAAACTCACAGGAATTCTCAGCTTAGGAGCACTGCAACCAGGTGAAACTCGAAAATATGGCACGACCATTGCCCCTGGATTGTATGCGCCTGTCCATCAGCACTTTTTTGTTGCTCGTATGGACATGGCAGTTGATTGCAAGCCTGGTGAAGCTTTCAATCAG GTTGTTGAGGTTGATGTCAAAGTTGAAGAGCCAGGAAAGGATAATGTTCACAACAACGCGTTTTATGCCGAGGAAAGAGTGCTTAAATCTGAATTGGAAGCAATGCGTGATTGTAATCCTTTATCTGCTCGTCATTGGGTT GTTAGGAACACTAGGACAGTGAACCGCACTGGACAGCTAACAGGTTATAAATTAGTACCTGGTTCAAATTGTTTACCCTTGGCTCGTCCAGAGGCCAAGTTTCTGAGAAGAGCGGCTTTCTTGAAGCACAATCTTTGGGTCACTCCTTATGCACATAATGAAATGCATCCCGGAGGAGAGTTCCCTAATCAAAATCCACGTGTCGAAGAGGGTTTGGTTACTTGGGTTCAGCAAAATAGGTCATTGGAGGAAGCTGATATAGTTCTTTG GTACGTATTTGGAGTGACTCACATTCCTCGTCTAGAAGACTGGCCTGTTATGCCAGTAGAACGCGTTGGTTTTATGCTTATGGTATACGCCTTTCTACATTACCTTATTTTCCTTGCCATTGTTTCTTGTTGGCATTTAATTTAA